The following proteins are encoded in a genomic region of Methanomicrobiales archaeon HGW-Methanomicrobiales-1:
- a CDS encoding threonine--tRNA ligase has product MRLLLIHSDYIEYEAKKKTKIAEECTVLSDREEEALTVFCAVESIDEEDLDGVVLQAIAEVKKTAGQVNVTKIVVYPYAHLSSDLSSPETAVTVLKALKTGLEGEGFAVKRAPFGWYKSFKLSCKGHPLSELSKTIVPGEITVKKEKKEVTHDWFVLTPDGKQHDYKEYLNDTPFGCMVKKELGVAVPVGGDPAHVDLMRSKELVDYEPASDVGCLRWLPKGKIVRDLLADYVLRLVLDYGGSPVETPVMYDLGDKAIWEHAAKFGERQYRFKSNNRDMMLRFAACFGMFSIMRDMHISPNHLPMKMYELSTYSFRHEQKGEVIGLKRLRCFTMPDMHSLCLDMPQALTCFEEQLAMGWQTGRDFETELVAAFRCTKAFYDEHEAWVKKIVKESNCPMLIEILSDRVHYWIAKIDLAAIDGQKRPIENPTVQIDVESSTRFAIKYHKEDGTPVYPPILHCSPTGSVERVICAILENISTQEVPALPTWLSPTQVRVIPVTEKHIAFAEELVTMINAAQVRCDIDDRNETMGKKVREAGMDWVPYVIVVGDEEIASKNLTVTVRKKSQPNKPFKEQLSVEALIAAVKKDTDGKPFRPLYTPRKLSLKARYI; this is encoded by the coding sequence ATGCGACTTCTTCTCATTCATTCTGACTATATCGAATACGAAGCTAAAAAGAAGACAAAGATCGCCGAAGAGTGCACGGTCCTTTCCGACAGGGAAGAAGAAGCACTCACTGTTTTCTGCGCCGTGGAATCGATCGATGAAGAAGACCTTGATGGCGTTGTCCTCCAGGCCATTGCTGAAGTAAAGAAAACGGCGGGACAGGTCAACGTCACTAAGATCGTTGTATACCCGTACGCCCACCTCTCCAGCGATCTCTCCTCACCGGAAACTGCGGTTACCGTGCTCAAGGCCCTCAAGACAGGTCTTGAAGGCGAAGGATTTGCCGTCAAGCGTGCACCCTTTGGCTGGTATAAATCCTTCAAACTCTCCTGCAAGGGCCACCCGCTCTCCGAGCTCTCCAAGACGATTGTTCCCGGAGAGATAACGGTCAAGAAGGAGAAGAAGGAAGTTACCCACGACTGGTTCGTTCTGACCCCGGACGGGAAGCAGCACGACTACAAGGAGTACCTCAACGACACGCCCTTTGGCTGCATGGTCAAGAAGGAACTCGGGGTTGCTGTCCCGGTCGGCGGCGACCCGGCCCACGTCGACCTGATGCGCTCAAAGGAGCTCGTGGACTACGAGCCCGCAAGCGATGTCGGCTGCCTCCGCTGGCTGCCCAAAGGCAAGATCGTCCGCGACCTGCTTGCCGATTACGTGCTCCGGCTCGTGCTGGACTATGGCGGTTCACCGGTCGAGACCCCGGTCATGTACGACCTTGGCGACAAGGCAATCTGGGAGCACGCCGCAAAGTTTGGCGAGCGCCAGTACCGCTTCAAGTCCAACAACCGGGACATGATGCTCCGGTTCGCGGCCTGCTTTGGCATGTTCTCGATCATGCGCGACATGCACATCTCGCCCAACCACCTCCCGATGAAGATGTACGAGCTCTCCACCTACTCCTTCCGCCACGAACAGAAGGGAGAAGTCATCGGCTTAAAGCGCCTCCGGTGCTTCACGATGCCCGACATGCACTCGCTCTGCCTTGACATGCCGCAGGCACTCACGTGCTTTGAAGAGCAGCTTGCCATGGGCTGGCAGACCGGCAGGGACTTCGAGACAGAGCTCGTTGCCGCATTCCGGTGCACGAAGGCATTCTATGACGAGCACGAGGCATGGGTCAAGAAGATTGTAAAGGAATCCAACTGCCCGATGCTCATCGAGATCCTCTCCGACCGGGTCCACTACTGGATAGCAAAGATCGACCTCGCCGCAATCGACGGCCAGAAGCGCCCGATCGAGAACCCGACCGTCCAGATCGATGTCGAATCCTCAACCCGGTTTGCTATCAAGTACCACAAGGAAGACGGGACCCCCGTCTACCCCCCCATTCTCCACTGCTCCCCAACAGGCAGTGTCGAGCGGGTTATCTGCGCAATCCTGGAAAACATCTCCACGCAGGAAGTCCCCGCCCTCCCCACGTGGCTCTCACCAACGCAGGTCCGGGTCATACCCGTGACCGAAAAGCACATCGCGTTTGCTGAAGAACTGGTAACAATGATCAACGCCGCACAGGTCCGGTGCGATATTGATGACCGGAACGAGACGATGGGAAAGAAGGTCAGAGAAGCCGGTATGGACTGGGTCCCCTATGTCATTGTAGTCGGTGACGAGGAAATCGCATCCAAGAACCTGACCGTCACCGTCCGGAAAAAATCCCAGCCCAACAAACCGTTCAAGGAGCAGCTCTCAGTCGAAGCCCTGATTGCAGCGGTGAAAAAGGATACTGATGGAAAACCATTCCGCCCGTTGTATACTCCCCGTAAGCTTTCCCTGAAAGCCCGGTATATCTGA
- a CDS encoding dCTP deaminase yields MILVDWQLLDRISRGFIRIEPYDPALVQPNSLDIRLGNHFVWYKPGKAVIDPYNQDSVTSEVEEVHADSFILNPGQFILADTLETIELPDNIVATIEGKSSIARLGVTLHQTGGWIDAGFRGTITLEMANVNARPVKVYAGMPIGQLVFYTTERAERPYFKKYDAKYLDQRQATLSRYHENLKK; encoded by the coding sequence ATGATCCTTGTGGACTGGCAGCTCCTTGACCGCATAAGCAGGGGCTTTATCCGGATTGAACCGTACGACCCCGCCCTCGTGCAGCCCAACTCTCTCGATATCCGGCTCGGCAACCATTTTGTCTGGTACAAGCCGGGCAAGGCCGTGATCGACCCGTATAACCAGGACAGCGTTACATCCGAAGTGGAAGAGGTGCACGCGGACTCGTTTATCCTGAATCCCGGCCAGTTCATTCTTGCTGATACACTGGAGACCATCGAGCTTCCCGACAACATCGTTGCAACGATTGAAGGAAAGTCAAGTATCGCCCGGCTCGGGGTCACCCTCCACCAGACCGGAGGCTGGATCGATGCCGGGTTCCGGGGCACCATTACCCTTGAGATGGCGAATGTGAATGCCCGGCCGGTGAAAGTGTATGCAGGAATGCCCATCGGGCAACTCGTCTTTTACACTACGGAGCGGGCGGAGAGACCGTACTTCAAAAAATACGATGCGAAATATCTCGACCAGCGACAGGCAACCCTCTCGCGGTATCACGAGAACCTGAAAAAATAA
- a CDS encoding RNA methyltransferase, with product MPEIDIVLVEPIYEGNVGFAARVMKNFGFHRLVLINPCKMGNEADARASHAFDVLHGAEVCTIEDVFARSNIVIAATGTVSKSVCRAMRMPFYSPKEIRERIKDTDGRISILFGRENWGLNNEEVKRSDMICTIPTAEEYPILNLSHAVGVVCYELANMPLPSITLCPANDMAHLYQHIDRYLDEIHHPEFKRENTMILIRRILGRTNLTIREASTLHGLLRRSEWHIDPSLLDRDKTGRQNLEDDE from the coding sequence ATGCCCGAGATTGATATCGTCCTTGTCGAGCCTATCTATGAAGGTAACGTGGGATTTGCGGCACGGGTGATGAAGAACTTCGGGTTTCACCGGCTCGTACTTATCAATCCCTGCAAGATGGGAAATGAAGCCGATGCCCGGGCATCGCACGCGTTTGACGTACTCCACGGTGCGGAAGTCTGTACGATTGAAGATGTGTTTGCCCGGAGCAATATTGTCATTGCCGCCACCGGCACGGTGAGCAAATCGGTCTGTCGTGCCATGCGGATGCCGTTTTATTCGCCCAAAGAGATCCGTGAGCGGATCAAGGACACCGATGGGCGCATTTCGATCCTCTTCGGGCGGGAGAACTGGGGTCTCAATAACGAAGAGGTAAAGCGCAGCGATATGATCTGCACGATCCCGACTGCGGAGGAGTACCCGATCCTGAATCTCTCACATGCCGTAGGGGTCGTCTGCTATGAACTTGCAAACATGCCGCTGCCCAGTATAACCCTCTGTCCTGCAAATGACATGGCGCACCTGTACCAGCATATAGACCGGTATCTCGACGAGATCCATCATCCGGAGTTCAAGCGCGAGAACACGATGATCCTGATCCGGCGGATCCTGGGACGGACGAACCTGACGATCCGCGAGGCGAGCACCCTGCATGGCCTGTTGCGCAGGAGCGAGTGGCATATCGACCCGTCGCTGCTGGACCGGGATAAGACGGGAAGGCAGAATCTTGAGGATGATGAGTAG
- a CDS encoding geranylgeranylglyceryl/heptaprenylglyceryl phosphate synthase, whose amino-acid sequence MKWKDWVHVTKLDPDKQLRPGDIDAIAASGTDALMLSGTLNVTKENLAALQKQVKAYDLPLVMEPAGPEAVLVQGIDYVFVPSVLNSTDVQWIVGKHRAWVQQQKRNIPWDAVIPEAYIVLNPNSSVGKVTKAVCDLKAEEVAAYAAVADNYFHFPIIYIEYSGMFGDPNIVKAASEALDNSILYYGGGINSAEKAAQMSKYADTIVVGNAVYDQGAAVLKATVDAIQ is encoded by the coding sequence ATGAAGTGGAAAGACTGGGTGCATGTGACCAAACTGGATCCTGACAAACAGCTGAGGCCGGGCGACATAGATGCAATCGCTGCCAGCGGTACCGATGCCCTCATGCTCTCGGGCACCCTCAACGTAACGAAAGAGAACCTTGCCGCATTACAAAAACAGGTAAAGGCATATGATCTCCCCCTTGTTATGGAGCCGGCAGGGCCTGAGGCAGTCCTTGTGCAGGGAATCGACTATGTTTTTGTTCCCAGCGTATTGAATTCAACGGATGTGCAGTGGATTGTGGGCAAACACCGGGCATGGGTGCAGCAGCAGAAGAGGAATATTCCCTGGGACGCGGTTATTCCCGAAGCGTACATTGTGCTCAACCCGAATTCCTCCGTAGGCAAGGTTACAAAGGCGGTCTGTGACCTGAAAGCAGAAGAAGTCGCAGCCTACGCGGCAGTTGCTGACAATTACTTCCATTTTCCGATAATCTATATCGAGTACAGTGGAATGTTCGGGGATCCAAATATTGTGAAGGCTGCATCGGAAGCGCTTGATAATTCCATCCTTTACTATGGCGGAGGCATTAACTCTGCCGAGAAGGCGGCACAGATGAGCAAATATGCCGATACGATTGTTGTCGGCAATGCGGTCTATGATCAGGGCGCAGCGGTTTTGAAAGCAACCGTGGACGCGATCCAGTAA
- a CDS encoding response regulator — MSGEKILIVEDDDIIARVEDWRLKNLGYIVCGRAVTGTEAVELVAKHKPDLVLMDINIQGPIDGIETTKLIKKDFNIPVVYVTSHSDGATIERAKDTNPEGFIIKPFEDNDLRVAISLALKK; from the coding sequence ATGTCTGGTGAAAAGATCCTTATTGTTGAAGATGATGATATCATTGCACGGGTTGAAGACTGGCGGTTAAAAAACCTTGGCTACATTGTCTGCGGTCGGGCAGTCACCGGTACAGAGGCCGTGGAACTTGTGGCGAAACACAAGCCCGATCTCGTCCTGATGGATATTAACATACAGGGCCCTATCGATGGTATCGAAACAACAAAACTGATTAAAAAAGATTTCAACATTCCCGTTGTTTATGTTACATCCCACTCGGATGGTGCCACGATCGAACGGGCGAAGGATACAAACCCAGAAGGATTTATTATCAAACCTTTCGAGGATAACGATCTTCGCGTCGCCATTTCACTCGCTTTAAAAAAATAA
- a CDS encoding DNA topoisomerase I (catalyzes the ATP-dependent breakage of single-stranded DNA followed by passage and rejoining, maintains net negative superhelicity), with the protein MHLIVAEKNISARRIAEILGHGKRIVESKDAGVSTYSFGDTTTVGLRGHVVEIDFVPGYSNWRSEEFKPRSLIDAKTIKIPTERKIVSLLQKLARKADRITIATDFDTEGELIGKEAYELVRAVNSKVIVDRARFSAITAQELTHAFSHTTELDFALAAAGEARQSIDLMWGAALTRFISLAARRGGQNILSVGRVQSPTLTMIVDREKEIEAFVPEKYWQISLLTEKSGEAIETRHTHGRFHEKGEAQLAHDRTKAPLVVTDIKTGTKQDRAPSPFDTTSYIVAAARLGFSAANAMRIAEDLYMNGYISYPRTDNTVYPPSLDLDGILKDIRNSPFKKDVEWTMANRRAVPTRGKKSSTDHPPIHPAGPATREAIGDDAFRIYELVLRRFLATLSPDAQWKTLKVLFVAGGEEYTATGGQLIEPGWHTVYPFSEAKEMILPEFVTGEHLPIKKITLDEKETQPPARFTQSKLIQMMEELGLGTKSTRHEVIAKLVSRKYVEGTPLRPTLVGRAVIESLEQHADMITKPDMTQTLESHMQQIKESNRTREDVIKESQKMLHQAFDQLEANEQIIGDDIRDRTAEEMNLGKCPACGGTIAIKHMRGNAQFIGCSRYPECTFNIGLPNAQWGFAVRTDEICEKHQLNFVRLIRKGARPWDIGCPLCHQINSNRESLAEIASMTDLLATKILAKHVYTVAEIARSTPEQMAKKLDISRDAAQQLISDASSVLDKLRRRSECRKFLRERIIPRKGRSSAKILTSLKELGITELFGLAHTDTATLKKAGVSDGEAELILTESKLMYYGQVLKEIGIPAVSLKKYLAAGIMTPEMFCERTPEALSKLAGVSPATVQRHVEMVCTYLNKPQPKKVPKLRIVKGKKELLAIKGITDTVIEKLSHAGITTAATLLVADAGTVAAASGITVQKVKDFQAAIQKKKDTAIIQI; encoded by the coding sequence GTGCACCTGATTGTTGCTGAAAAGAACATTTCTGCACGCCGCATCGCAGAGATCCTCGGTCATGGAAAGAGGATAGTCGAAAGCAAGGATGCCGGCGTTTCGACGTATAGTTTCGGCGATACCACAACCGTTGGTTTACGGGGGCACGTGGTCGAGATCGATTTCGTTCCAGGATACAGTAACTGGCGCAGTGAAGAATTCAAACCTCGTAGCCTTATCGATGCAAAAACGATCAAGATCCCCACCGAACGAAAGATCGTCTCTCTCCTCCAGAAACTGGCACGAAAAGCAGACCGTATCACCATTGCAACGGATTTTGATACCGAAGGGGAATTGATCGGAAAGGAAGCCTACGAACTCGTCCGTGCGGTCAACTCGAAAGTTATTGTTGACCGGGCACGTTTCTCTGCGATCACCGCACAAGAACTCACACACGCTTTCTCTCATACTACGGAACTCGATTTTGCCCTTGCTGCAGCAGGAGAGGCCCGGCAGTCTATTGATCTCATGTGGGGCGCAGCACTTACCCGGTTCATCTCGCTTGCCGCACGGCGTGGCGGGCAGAATATTCTTTCGGTGGGCCGGGTACAGAGCCCAACATTGACCATGATCGTGGACAGGGAGAAAGAGATCGAAGCCTTTGTCCCGGAGAAATACTGGCAGATCTCGCTCCTGACCGAAAAAAGCGGCGAAGCCATTGAAACCCGGCATACCCACGGGCGTTTCCATGAAAAAGGCGAAGCGCAACTCGCCCATGACCGGACAAAAGCACCACTCGTGGTCACCGATATAAAAACCGGGACAAAGCAGGACAGGGCACCTTCGCCATTTGATACTACCAGTTACATCGTTGCTGCCGCACGCCTTGGGTTTTCCGCAGCCAATGCAATGCGGATTGCCGAAGACCTGTACATGAACGGGTATATCTCCTACCCAAGGACGGACAATACGGTCTATCCCCCATCCTTGGACCTGGATGGAATATTAAAAGATATCCGGAACTCCCCATTTAAAAAAGACGTGGAATGGACCATGGCAAACCGCCGGGCAGTTCCAACGCGGGGGAAGAAATCCTCCACCGATCACCCCCCAATCCACCCGGCCGGCCCGGCTACCCGCGAGGCGATCGGTGACGACGCATTCAGGATCTATGAACTGGTGCTCCGCCGCTTCCTTGCCACACTCTCTCCCGATGCACAATGGAAGACGTTAAAAGTCCTCTTTGTCGCAGGAGGCGAAGAGTACACAGCAACCGGAGGGCAGCTCATCGAACCCGGCTGGCATACAGTCTACCCGTTCAGCGAAGCAAAAGAGATGATCCTGCCGGAATTTGTTACCGGGGAACATCTTCCTATCAAAAAAATTACTCTCGATGAGAAAGAGACCCAGCCACCGGCACGGTTCACCCAGAGCAAGCTGATCCAGATGATGGAAGAACTCGGCCTTGGCACCAAAAGTACCCGCCATGAAGTGATCGCAAAACTCGTGTCGCGCAAGTACGTGGAAGGCACCCCGCTACGCCCTACACTTGTCGGCAGGGCGGTCATCGAATCCTTAGAGCAGCATGCGGACATGATCACAAAACCCGATATGACCCAGACGCTCGAATCGCACATGCAGCAGATCAAGGAGAGCAACCGGACCCGGGAAGATGTGATCAAGGAATCGCAGAAAATGCTCCACCAGGCATTCGATCAACTCGAGGCAAACGAGCAGATCATCGGCGATGATATCCGCGACAGGACTGCCGAAGAGATGAATCTCGGGAAATGCCCGGCCTGCGGCGGCACTATTGCGATCAAGCACATGCGGGGCAATGCACAGTTTATCGGCTGTTCCCGGTATCCCGAATGCACCTTCAATATCGGCCTTCCCAATGCGCAGTGGGGTTTTGCCGTCCGCACGGATGAGATCTGTGAAAAGCACCAGCTCAACTTTGTCCGTCTTATCCGGAAAGGTGCCCGCCCCTGGGATATAGGTTGTCCGCTCTGCCACCAGATCAACTCCAACAGGGAATCGCTAGCCGAGATCGCATCCATGACTGATCTGCTCGCGACAAAAATCCTGGCAAAGCACGTGTATACCGTGGCGGAGATTGCACGCAGCACACCCGAACAGATGGCAAAAAAACTCGATATTTCTCGTGATGCAGCACAACAGCTCATCAGCGATGCCAGTTCCGTACTCGATAAACTGCGCCGCCGATCCGAATGCCGCAAATTCCTGCGTGAGCGCATTATCCCCCGGAAAGGACGCAGTTCGGCAAAGATCCTTACGTCTTTAAAGGAACTCGGCATTACTGAATTGTTCGGGCTTGCACACACCGATACTGCAACATTGAAAAAAGCAGGGGTAAGTGATGGCGAGGCTGAACTGATCCTCACCGAATCAAAACTCATGTATTATGGCCAGGTGCTCAAAGAGATCGGCATTCCCGCAGTCAGCCTGAAAAAATACCTTGCTGCGGGAATAATGACACCGGAGATGTTCTGTGAACGCACTCCTGAAGCCTTGAGTAAACTCGCAGGTGTTTCACCAGCTACAGTGCAACGACATGTGGAGATGGTCTGCACCTACCTCAACAAACCACAACCCAAAAAGGTGCCGAAACTCAGAATAGTAAAAGGCAAAAAAGAACTGCTTGCGATCAAAGGTATCACTGATACGGTTATTGAAAAACTCTCCCATGCGGGAATCACCACTGCCGCAACCCTGCTTGTGGCGGATGCAGGAACCGTGGCAGCTGCTTCGGGAATCACCGTACAGAAAGTAAAGGATTTTCAGGCAGCGATCCAGAAAAAGAAGGATACAGCAATTATCCAGATCTGA
- a CDS encoding Asp-tRNA(Asn)/Glu-tRNA(Gln) amidotransferase GatCAB subunit B translates to MAEDQVIVGLEVHCQLDTKSKLFCGCSTDYRDDGPNTHVCPVCLGLPGAMPVLNKRSIEYAMKVAKALNCTVLHESEFSRKNYFYPDLDKAYQITQYDKPLAEGGYLEIESDEGGERRIQLTRIHVEEDPGRLVHMGNAERGKYSLVDYNRAGIPLIEIVSEPDMRSPKEARKFLNKLRATLEYLSVFDSDKEGSLRVDANISIKGHERVEVKNISSYKGVEKALTYEVTRQKNMIRRGQRIERETRHFIESTGITQSSRSKEQEHDYRYFPEPDLRPLHVQSWVAGIVLPELPDARRERFIAQYGCSLNHARTLTGELKLANFFEKVVAADPKGLSTLAATWIADTLIGELNYRSMSLERVDAAGITELVGILKQGTITDKSGIEVLRVMLDQRLKDEPTETPAAIITRLNLAKTTGDNSAILAAIEEAITENPKALEDYRAGKGGALNFLVGQVMKKTRGKADPGELNRLLTEALAKREG, encoded by the coding sequence ATGGCAGAAGACCAGGTGATTGTCGGGCTCGAAGTGCACTGCCAGCTGGACACAAAGAGCAAGCTCTTCTGCGGTTGCTCCACCGATTACCGTGACGATGGCCCAAACACGCATGTCTGCCCGGTCTGTCTCGGGCTTCCCGGCGCAATGCCCGTGCTCAACAAGCGTTCAATTGAGTATGCAATGAAAGTGGCAAAAGCACTGAACTGCACCGTTCTCCACGAATCTGAGTTTTCCCGGAAAAATTATTTCTACCCGGACCTTGACAAGGCATACCAGATCACCCAGTACGACAAGCCGCTCGCCGAAGGCGGCTACCTTGAGATCGAGAGTGACGAAGGCGGAGAACGGCGTATCCAGCTCACCCGTATCCATGTCGAAGAGGACCCGGGCAGGCTCGTTCACATGGGCAATGCCGAGCGGGGCAAGTATTCGCTCGTGGATTATAACCGGGCCGGCATCCCGTTAATCGAGATAGTATCCGAACCGGATATGCGCTCTCCTAAGGAAGCACGAAAATTCCTCAACAAACTCCGCGCCACCCTCGAGTACCTCAGCGTCTTTGACAGCGACAAAGAGGGATCGCTGCGAGTGGATGCAAACATCTCGATCAAAGGCCATGAGCGGGTAGAAGTCAAGAATATCAGTTCATATAAAGGGGTGGAAAAGGCCCTTACCTATGAAGTCACCCGTCAGAAGAATATGATCCGGCGGGGCCAGCGGATCGAGCGCGAGACCCGGCACTTCATAGAATCTACAGGTATCACCCAGTCCTCCCGTTCCAAAGAGCAGGAACACGACTACCGTTACTTCCCCGAACCGGACCTTCGCCCGCTCCACGTGCAGTCCTGGGTGGCAGGTATTGTGCTGCCGGAACTTCCCGATGCACGCCGGGAACGGTTCATAGCACAATATGGCTGCTCCTTAAACCATGCCCGCACCTTAACCGGAGAACTCAAACTGGCAAACTTCTTTGAAAAAGTTGTTGCCGCAGATCCCAAAGGACTCTCGACTCTTGCCGCCACCTGGATTGCAGATACCCTGATCGGCGAACTGAATTATCGCAGCATGAGCCTTGAGCGGGTGGATGCAGCAGGAATTACTGAACTTGTCGGTATCCTGAAACAGGGGACAATCACCGATAAGAGCGGTATCGAAGTGCTCCGGGTTATGCTCGACCAGCGTCTGAAAGACGAGCCGACTGAGACACCCGCGGCTATCATCACGCGTCTGAACCTGGCAAAGACCACCGGAGACAACAGCGCGATCCTCGCCGCCATCGAAGAAGCCATCACAGAAAATCCCAAGGCACTTGAGGATTACCGGGCAGGAAAGGGAGGGGCACTTAACTTCCTTGTCGGGCAGGTCATGAAAAAGACAAGAGGAAAAGCAGATCCCGGCGAATTAAACCGGCTCCTCACCGAAGCGTTAGCAAAGCGGGAGGGGTAA
- the gatA gene encoding Asp-tRNA(Asn)/Glu-tRNA(Gln) amidotransferase GatCAB subunit A (allows the formation of correctly charged Asn-tRNA(Asn) or Gln-tRNA(Gln) through the transamidation of misacylated Asp-tRNA(Asn) or Glu-tRNA(Gln) in organisms which lack either or both of asparaginyl-tRNA or glutaminyl-tRNA synthetases; reaction takes place in the presence of glutamine and ATP through an activated phospho-Asp-tRNA(Asn) or phospho-Glu-tRNA), giving the protein MESHELTFEPDDRYHAFLTICKKAPYGKGKLSGIAVAMKDNISTRGIETTCASKILKGYIPPYDAHAVELLRNAGAAIVGKTNMDEFGMGTTTENSAFGPTLNPCDTGRVPGGSSGGSAAAVASNMVPMALGTDTGGSIRCPAAFCGITGLKPTYGRVSRFGLIAYSNSLEQIGPMAKTVSDVSTLMGVIAGKDRHDSTSYDRPYTHTPVADIKGLKIGIPGEYFGEGVDPKVAGVVRTAISRLEELGATTVPCSIPSMKFALAAYYVTCTCEASSNLARFDGVRYGPAADSKKSWHEAYKEVRRAGFGTEVRRRIMLGTFALSSGYYGKYYAKAQVARENVKADFTRIFSEVDLIAGPTMPSIAFRLGEKSDPLSMYLSDILTVPANLAGIPAISVPCGKVDNMPVGLQIMGRPFEDERVIDAAFAYEQAVN; this is encoded by the coding sequence GTGGAATCTCACGAACTCACCTTCGAACCCGATGACCGGTACCATGCGTTTCTTACGATCTGCAAAAAAGCACCCTACGGCAAAGGAAAACTGTCCGGAATTGCTGTTGCAATGAAAGACAATATATCGACACGGGGCATCGAGACTACCTGTGCTTCAAAGATCCTCAAAGGGTATATTCCCCCGTATGATGCTCACGCGGTTGAACTGCTCCGGAATGCTGGTGCAGCCATCGTAGGCAAAACGAATATGGACGAGTTCGGGATGGGAACAACTACCGAAAACTCAGCGTTTGGCCCCACCCTTAACCCCTGCGATACCGGTCGTGTACCCGGGGGATCCTCAGGGGGCAGTGCCGCAGCGGTTGCCAGCAATATGGTGCCGATGGCACTTGGGACAGATACCGGTGGTTCCATCCGCTGTCCGGCCGCATTTTGTGGGATTACCGGCCTGAAACCAACCTATGGTCGGGTTTCACGCTTCGGCCTGATCGCATACTCAAATTCCTTAGAACAGATTGGCCCTATGGCAAAAACGGTAAGCGACGTTTCCACCCTTATGGGAGTCATTGCCGGCAAAGACCGCCACGATTCTACCAGTTATGACCGACCATACACCCATACACCGGTCGCGGACATAAAAGGATTAAAGATCGGCATCCCCGGAGAATATTTTGGCGAGGGTGTTGACCCGAAGGTTGCCGGGGTTGTCAGAACAGCCATCAGCCGGCTCGAAGAACTCGGTGCAACAACGGTGCCGTGCAGTATCCCCTCCATGAAGTTTGCGCTTGCCGCATACTATGTCACCTGTACCTGCGAAGCCAGTTCCAACCTCGCACGGTTCGATGGTGTGCGGTATGGCCCGGCTGCAGATTCCAAGAAGTCATGGCACGAGGCCTACAAGGAAGTCCGCAGGGCCGGTTTCGGCACCGAAGTGCGCCGCAGGATCATGCTGGGAACATTTGCCCTCTCATCAGGATATTACGGAAAATACTATGCAAAAGCACAGGTTGCCCGCGAGAATGTGAAAGCCGATTTCACCCGGATCTTTTCCGAAGTCGACCTGATTGCAGGGCCTACGATGCCCTCCATCGCGTTCAGACTCGGCGAGAAGAGCGACCCGCTCTCCATGTACCTGTCCGATATCCTGACCGTCCCGGCCAATCTTGCCGGCATCCCTGCTATCTCAGTTCCTTGCGGAAAAGTTGACAATATGCCCGTAGGACTCCAGATCATGGGACGTCCATTCGAAGACGAGCGCGTGATCGATGCAGCATTTGCTTATGAACAGGCGGTGAACTAA
- a CDS encoding Asp-tRNA(Asn)/Glu-tRNA(Gln) amidotransferase subunit GatC: MVTEKDVEHIAELADIGINTGELDTFTHQFNAILDYFDVLDLVKGDIAITRDLTNIMREDVVEPSLPRDEVLKNAAAQEDGFIKAPRVM; this comes from the coding sequence ATGGTCACTGAAAAAGACGTGGAACATATTGCGGAACTTGCCGATATCGGCATCAATACCGGAGAACTGGACACTTTTACGCACCAGTTCAATGCAATTCTTGACTATTTCGATGTGCTCGATCTGGTCAAAGGAGACATCGCCATCACGCGCGATCTCACCAATATCATGCGCGAAGATGTTGTCGAGCCGTCCCTTCCCCGGGATGAGGTATTGAAAAACGCAGCTGCACAGGAAGACGGGTTCATCAAGGCACCGCGGGTGATGTAG